GTCTTCATACGACACCATGCCTTGGTTCACCAACTCTTTTAAGTTTTGATCCAAGGTCTGCATGCCGTGCGCCATCCCGGTTTGAATAACCGAGTACATTTGCGCCACTTTGTCTTCACGAATCAAGTTACGAATAGCTGGAATACCGGTCATGATTTCGTGAGCAGCCACTCGTCCACCGCCCAGTTTTTTAAGTAGAGTTTGAGCAATTACCGCACGCAGCGATTCCGACAACATGGAGCGTACCATGTCTTTTTCAGCTGCTGGGAATACGTCAATCACACGGTCAATGGTTTTAGCTGCTGAGGTGGTGTGCAAGGTGCCAAATACTAAGTGACCCGTTTCGGCTGCGGTGAGTGCTAAACGAATGGTTTCTAAGTCACGTAATTCACCAACTAGAATAATATCCGGGTCTTCACGAAGCGCTGAACGTAGCGCATTGTTAAAGCTGTGGGTATCGCGGTGCACTTCACGTTGGTTAATCAAACAGTTTTTGTTTTTGTGAACAAATTCTATCGGATCTTCAATGGTAAGGATGTGCTCATGACGCTGCTCATTAATGTAGTCGATCATCGCCGCCAATGTGGTTGATTTACCAGAACCGGTAGGGCCAGTTACTAGCACTAAACCACGTGGGTGTTCGGCGATTTGCCGAAAAATAGCCGGTGCACCTAGTTGCTCTAAACTCAATACTTCTGAAGGAATGGTACGAAATACCGCTGCAGCGCCGCGGCTCTGTTGAAAGGCATTCACACGAAAGCGCGCTACACCGGGCACCTCAAACGAGAAGTCAATCTCTAGGTTTTCTTCGTACTCTTTACGTTGCTTATCGTTCATAATGTCGTAGATCAGGCTATGAACTTGTTTGTGCTCTAGTGCCGGTAGGTTAATTTTACGTACTTCGCCGTCTACCCGAATCATCGGTGGCAATTCTGCAGATAGGTGTAGATCCGACGCGTTATGTTTTACACTAAAGGCCAGTAATTCAGTAACATCCATTTAATTATTTCCTCAATGTGAGTCTATGAGCAGTATTACCCAAGCACTTCAATTTGTTAACCAAGAAATTCAGCAAGCGTTAGCTAAAGCACATCGCCCCGCAGATGCTGTTGATTTGTTGGCCGTTAGTAAAACCAAACCTTTGAGTGATATTGCAACAGCCTATCAAGCTGGCCAGCGCAGCTTTGGTGAAAACTATGTGCAAGAGGGCGTAGACAAAATACTCGAAAGCCAACAGCAAAGCTGGTTAAAAGATCCCATAGAGTGGCACTTTATTGGCCCCTTGCAGTCCAACAAAACTCGCCTCGTGGCGGAGTACTTTGATTGGATGCAAACCCTTGAGCGGGCAAAAATAGCCGATCGCTTAGCGGCGCAGCGCCCCAGCAACATGGCACCCTTGCAAGTGTGTATTCAAGTCAATATTAGCCAAGAACCGGCTAAATCAGGAGCATTGTTGGAAGATGTCCTTGCATTGGCTGCACACATTGCGAAACAGCCAGCCTTAACCTTGCGCGGTTTAATGGCCATTCCGCAAAAACTTGAGCAAGGCCAAGAGCTGGCGGCTCAATTTGCCGCCATGCAACAAAAATTTAGCGAATTACAGCAACAATATTCTAGCGTTGATACTCTTTCCATGGGAATGAGTGGCGACATGCAAATGGCAATCAATAACGGCAGTACCATGGTTAGGGTGGGCAGCGCGATATTTGGCCAACGAAACTAATACCAATCACACTAAGTAAGTGATCAGAAATAGCGCAGGAAAAATACTCGAGAATAAGGCAGGATTTTTCGATAAGTAGTTATTCTACAATCAAAAATGCTAACGCAATTATCGAGTATTTTAACCAGCTAGAATGAACAGTGACTTAGTACGATTGGTATAAGAACAATAATAAGGAAAATTGAACATGACAGCTCGAATTGCGTTTATTGGCGGTGGTAACATGGCCAGCAGTTTGATTGGCGGCTTACTCGCTAATGGCGCAAACCCAAGCAACATTACCGCGAGTGATCCTAATACTGAGCAGCAGCAAAATCTTAAGCAGCAGTTTTCGGTAAATGTAACTGGCGATAACAATCAAGCCATTGCCCAAAGCGATGTGATTGTATTGGCGGTAAAACCGCAACTTATGGCAGTGGTTTGCCAAGCCATTGCCGAAGCAGGCATTGACTTAAGCAGTAAACTGTTTGTCTCTATTGCTGCAGGTGTCAGCGTTAAACGCTTGAAAGGTTTGCTGGGTGAGCAGGTTGCCATTGTGCGCACCATGCCTAATACTCCTGCATTGGTTGGCCGTGGTATGACAGGTTTATTTGCTCCAGCAGATGTAAGCGAAGAGCAAATTGCTTGCGCTGAGCAGCTAATGCAAGCAGTAGGTGAGACCTGCTGGGTGGCAAACGAAGATGATATCAACCATATCATCGCAGCTGCAGGCAGTGCCCCCGCTTACTTTTTCCTGTTTATGGAAGCTATGCAGCAGCAAGCAGAGCAACTAGGCTTTAGCCCTGAACAAGCTAGAAGCTTAGTTCAGCAATCAGCCTTAGGCAGTGCCGAATTAGTTGCAGCTAACCCAGACCTTGATTTAGCGACACTTCGGGCCAATGTTACTTCTAAGGGAGGCACGACTGCCGAGGCGATTCGTGTTTTTGAAGAACAAGGCTTACGTAAAGTAGTCGCCAATGCCATGGACGCCGCCGTTGAACGCGGACGCGAAATGGAAAGTTTGTTTTAAATTATTCTGAGGACCTTATGCAAGCGCTTAGTTACTTGATTGAAGTTGTATTCAACCTCTACTTGATGGTGGTTTTACTGCGTGTGTGGCTACAAATGGCGCGCGCCGATTTTTACAACCCGCTTAGCCAGTTTGTGGTTAAAGCAACCAACCCAATTGTCGTTCCGCTACGCCGGATTATCCCAGGATTTGCTGGAGTAGATTGGGCAGCGGTGTTCTTGGCATTAGTCATATCCTTTGCCAAATGGGCTATTTTAATGCAGCTACGTGGCGGTTTTGATTTAACTGCGGTAGCGATTCTGGCCTTGTTTAGCACACTAAAAGAAGCAGGAATGTTGTTGTTCTGGGTATTGTTACTGCGCGCTATCCTAAGCTGGGTAAGCCAAGGCCGCAGCCCAATAGAGTATGTGTTAGGCCAATTAACTGAACCGCTACTTTCACCGATCCGCCGAATCCTTCCTTCCATGGGAGGATTGGATTTATCTGTATTGGTGCTATTTATTGCGCTTAACTTTCTTAATTTGTTAATCGCTGGTTGGGTGCCATTCTGGAGCTCTTTGTAATTGCCTAAGCCCGTTAGCTTTGATGACGTAAACCTGCTGTTGCAGGTTTACGTGCAACCTAAGGCGAGCCGCGACGCGATTATTGGCTTGCACGGTGAAGAGCTTAAAATCGCCATTACTGCTCCACCGGTTGATGGAAAAGCCAATCAGCACTTGAGCAAGTTTTTAGCGAAACAATGTAAGGTGGCCAAATCCCAAATCTCTATCCTTCGCGGAGAACTTGGTCGCCACAAAACCATTAGCATTGCTCAGCCAAAACAAATCCCTGAGATAATCGCTGGTTTGCTGTAACTTTTATCACGCAGAATCTTTCTATACTTAAACCATGCATGTAAAAAAGGTCGCCCTCATGAGTAAGTTTTTCTTGGTCAACTTGATCGCCAGCATAATGCTATTTTCTCTACCCAGTCAGGCGGAACAAAAAGCTCAACTGGGTAACTATGAAGTGCACTATGTGGCTTTTAACTCCACCTTTATTCCAGCAGAAGTCGCCAAAATTTACGGTTTGCAGCGTAGCCGATATAACGGCCTGATTAACATTACCGTGCTCGACAGCAAATCGGCTAACAAGGCTCCAGTTGCAGTAAACATATCAGGAACAGCGCGTAACTTAATTGGGAATCAAAAAAACCTAGAGTTTAAAGAGATTCGCGAAGGCGAGTCGATTTACTACATTGCCGAATTACGTCACAGCAACGAAGAGACCTTTCGTTTCAAGCTCACTATTGATGATGGCAAAAGCCAACAGC
The Agarivorans aestuarii DNA segment above includes these coding regions:
- the yggU gene encoding DUF167 family protein YggU, giving the protein MPKPVSFDDVNLLLQVYVQPKASRDAIIGLHGEELKIAITAPPVDGKANQHLSKFLAKQCKVAKSQISILRGELGRHKTISIAQPKQIPEIIAGLL
- a CDS encoding DUF4426 domain-containing protein encodes the protein MSKFFLVNLIASIMLFSLPSQAEQKAQLGNYEVHYVAFNSTFIPAEVAKIYGLQRSRYNGLINITVLDSKSANKAPVAVNISGTARNLIGNQKNLEFKEIREGESIYYIAELRHSNEETFRFKLTIDDGKSQQLLEFQQKFYVD
- a CDS encoding YggS family pyridoxal phosphate-dependent enzyme, producing MSSITQALQFVNQEIQQALAKAHRPADAVDLLAVSKTKPLSDIATAYQAGQRSFGENYVQEGVDKILESQQQSWLKDPIEWHFIGPLQSNKTRLVAEYFDWMQTLERAKIADRLAAQRPSNMAPLQVCIQVNISQEPAKSGALLEDVLALAAHIAKQPALTLRGLMAIPQKLEQGQELAAQFAAMQQKFSELQQQYSSVDTLSMGMSGDMQMAINNGSTMVRVGSAIFGQRN
- the proC gene encoding pyrroline-5-carboxylate reductase → MTARIAFIGGGNMASSLIGGLLANGANPSNITASDPNTEQQQNLKQQFSVNVTGDNNQAIAQSDVIVLAVKPQLMAVVCQAIAEAGIDLSSKLFVSIAAGVSVKRLKGLLGEQVAIVRTMPNTPALVGRGMTGLFAPADVSEEQIACAEQLMQAVGETCWVANEDDINHIIAAAGSAPAYFFLFMEAMQQQAEQLGFSPEQARSLVQQSALGSAELVAANPDLDLATLRANVTSKGGTTAEAIRVFEEQGLRKVVANAMDAAVERGREMESLF
- a CDS encoding YggT family protein, which produces MQALSYLIEVVFNLYLMVVLLRVWLQMARADFYNPLSQFVVKATNPIVVPLRRIIPGFAGVDWAAVFLALVISFAKWAILMQLRGGFDLTAVAILALFSTLKEAGMLLFWVLLLRAILSWVSQGRSPIEYVLGQLTEPLLSPIRRILPSMGGLDLSVLVLFIALNFLNLLIAGWVPFWSSL
- a CDS encoding type IV pilus twitching motility protein PilT is translated as MDVTELLAFSVKHNASDLHLSAELPPMIRVDGEVRKINLPALEHKQVHSLIYDIMNDKQRKEYEENLEIDFSFEVPGVARFRVNAFQQSRGAAAVFRTIPSEVLSLEQLGAPAIFRQIAEHPRGLVLVTGPTGSGKSTTLAAMIDYINEQRHEHILTIEDPIEFVHKNKNCLINQREVHRDTHSFNNALRSALREDPDIILVGELRDLETIRLALTAAETGHLVFGTLHTTSAAKTIDRVIDVFPAAEKDMVRSMLSESLRAVIAQTLLKKLGGGRVAAHEIMTGIPAIRNLIREDKVAQMYSVIQTGMAHGMQTLDQNLKELVNQGMVSYEDAKLKAADPNNF